The region AAGGGTATGGGAATCACCTTTTATCCCAAGATGTTCATGTCCCCGGACCCTGCCTCCCGTTCCTACCGCAGCGCGGTTCTGGAGCAGAACCACCTGAACCTCTATTCCCTGAACTACACGCGGGCCCACGGCGTCCTGGGAATCGGCTACCACAAAGGCCGCTACATGTCCCGGGCTGCCCATGAATTCATACGCATTGCCAAAGAACGGCTGGACTACGCGCCAAAAAAATAATGCATCATGCCTGATATATGTATGATATACCCTGTTTCCTTCATAAGCTGGATGCAGGGTATTTTCAACCCTTGACAGGGTATCCATCCTCTGATAAAATATAAACAGTAATTATTATTATTATCTTTATAAGAGAAGGAGATGCGATGAAAGCTCTAAAGTATAGCCGTCAGAGGGAATCCATCAAAGCCTGTCTGATGAATCGTCACGACCATCCTACGGCAGACGCCCTATACGCCAGCATCCGTGAAGAATTTCCCAATATCAGTCTGGGAACGGTTTACCGTAACCTGAATCTGCTGGCTGAGACCGGCGAGATACGAAAGCTGACCTGCGGGGACGGTGCTGTTCACTTTGATGGAGATACCCGTCAGCATTACCATTTTGTGTGCAGCGAGTGTAATCAGGTTTACGACATGGAATTAGGCGCCATGGAGGACCTGAATAAGGAAGCCCAGGAACATGCGCCAGGCATCATTGACAGCCACTACTATAACTCGATTTAAATAAGCTTACAATTTAAGCATTGGTAGTAATCTGATTTCTTGGCTTACGTGTCCGTGCTTTGGGCGCACGTTTCCCTTGGTTTTCAGGATAATAATGTAAACTTATTAAAATCGAGTTATACTACGTACTGTTCTACGGACGGTGCAGCAGCTGTTTACAAAAAAAAGTTGATAAAGCTATTGACAAACCAGCCTAAATGATTTATATTGATATCAGTAATAATTACTATTATTGATTATCAGCAACATGTCAGGATGACCGGACATCCATTGTCCGGCTCCTGGTCATCATTATAAAAAGGAAAAGGAGAATATTGATTATGAAGAAATGGGTATGTACAGTTTGCGGTTATGTTTACGAGGGAGAGAATGCACCTGAGAAATGTCCACAGTGCGGAGTTCCGGCTTCCAAGTTCAAGGAGCAGGCTTCCGAGGGAATGGCATGGGCATGCGAGCATGAGGTTGGCGTGGCTCAGGGCGCTCCTGAAGATATCATGATGGATTTAAGAGCTAACTTTGAAGGCGAATGCTCCGAGGTGGGCATGTACCTGGCTATGTCAAGGGTTGCTCACAGAGAAGGCTATCCTGAGATTGGCATGTACTGGGCCAAGGCTGCTTTTGAGGAAGCAGAGCACGCAGCCAAGTTTGCCGAGCTGTTAGGCGAGGTTGTCACCTCCTCCACCAAGAAGAACCTGGAGATGAGAGTTGCAGCTGAGAACGGCGCTACCGCAGGCAAGTTCGACCTGGCCAAGAGAGCAAAGGCTCTGAACCTGGACGCAATCCATGACACTGTTCATGAGATGGCTAAGGATGAGGCCCGTCACGGCAAGGCATTTGA is a window of Enterocloster clostridioformis DNA encoding:
- a CDS encoding Fur family transcriptional regulator — encoded protein: MKALKYSRQRESIKACLMNRHDHPTADALYASIREEFPNISLGTVYRNLNLLAETGEIRKLTCGDGAVHFDGDTRQHYHFVCSECNQVYDMELGAMEDLNKEAQEHAPGIIDSHYYNSI
- a CDS encoding NADH peroxidase — translated: MKKWVCTVCGYVYEGENAPEKCPQCGVPASKFKEQASEGMAWACEHEVGVAQGAPEDIMMDLRANFEGECSEVGMYLAMSRVAHREGYPEIGMYWAKAAFEEAEHAAKFAELLGEVVTSSTKKNLEMRVAAENGATAGKFDLAKRAKALNLDAIHDTVHEMAKDEARHGKAFEGLLNRYFG